In Achromobacter xylosoxidans A8, a single window of DNA contains:
- a CDS encoding sigma-70 family RNA polymerase sigma factor, translating to MTAATQPTAQHALNLLYRDHHGWLAGWLRRRLGCAHDAADLSHDTYERLLNSGRLPEAGQARAFLTQIAKGLVVDLFRRRALESAYLDALASLPEAHMPSAEARALALETLMAVDAALDALPARARQVFILSRFEGRTYSDIAQSLGVSVALVRKHMLRAAQACLAAL from the coding sequence GTGACGGCGGCCACCCAGCCCACGGCGCAACATGCCTTGAACCTGCTCTACCGCGACCATCACGGATGGCTGGCGGGTTGGCTGCGGCGGCGGCTGGGCTGCGCGCATGACGCGGCGGACCTGTCGCACGACACCTACGAACGGCTGCTGAACTCGGGCCGGCTGCCGGAAGCCGGGCAGGCCCGCGCCTTCCTCACCCAGATCGCCAAGGGCCTGGTGGTGGACCTGTTCCGCCGCCGCGCGCTGGAAAGCGCCTATCTGGACGCGCTGGCCAGCCTGCCAGAGGCCCACATGCCCTCGGCCGAGGCGCGCGCGCTGGCGCTGGAAACATTGATGGCGGTGGATGCCGCGCTGGACGCCCTGCCCGCCCGCGCGCGCCAGGTCTTCATCCTGTCCCGCTTCGAGGGCCGGACCTACTCCGACATCGCGCAAAGCCTGGGCGTGTCGGTGGCGCTGGTCCGCAAGCACATGCTGCGCGCCGCCCAAGCCTGCCTGGCCGCGCTGTGA
- a CDS encoding FecR domain-containing protein produces the protein MSARHGDIPEPVLAQGLEWLVILWSGEASADERAAWQRWRAAHPDHERAWQQVQRIDTRLMDISPEASAQALAHSGRQAGRRKALRLMGWAVLGTGAAGLAAQRLPWHAYVADYRSAVGERREVMLADGTRLTLNGDSAVDMEYSADTRRLVLRRGEIYIETGHGPAAAGRPFFVATAYGDVQALGTRFSVEQQRDRVRVGVYEGAVEIQPSRGRALRLDAGQSSAFTPLAAEPMPESLQQAPAWLRGQLVAERLRLANFLDQIGRYRRGVIRCDPRVADLIVSGVYSLDDTDRILASLARALPLRVSRYTGYWVVIEPR, from the coding sequence GTGAGCGCCAGGCACGGGGACATCCCCGAACCGGTCCTGGCGCAAGGCCTGGAATGGCTGGTCATCCTGTGGTCCGGCGAAGCCAGCGCCGACGAACGCGCCGCCTGGCAGCGCTGGCGCGCGGCCCATCCCGACCACGAACGCGCCTGGCAGCAGGTGCAGCGCATCGACACGCGGCTGATGGACATATCGCCCGAGGCTTCGGCCCAGGCCCTGGCCCACTCCGGCCGGCAGGCTGGACGCCGCAAGGCCCTGCGCCTTATGGGCTGGGCCGTGCTGGGCACGGGCGCCGCCGGCTTGGCGGCCCAGCGACTGCCCTGGCATGCCTATGTTGCCGACTACCGCAGCGCGGTGGGCGAGCGGCGCGAGGTCATGCTGGCGGACGGCACCCGCCTCACGCTCAATGGCGATAGCGCCGTCGACATGGAGTACAGCGCCGATACGCGCCGGCTGGTCCTGCGGCGCGGCGAAATCTATATAGAGACCGGCCACGGCCCCGCGGCCGCGGGCCGCCCCTTCTTCGTCGCCACCGCCTATGGCGACGTACAGGCGCTGGGCACCCGGTTCAGCGTGGAGCAGCAGCGCGACCGGGTACGGGTCGGCGTGTACGAAGGCGCGGTCGAGATCCAGCCCTCGCGGGGCCGCGCCTTGCGGCTGGACGCGGGCCAATCCTCCGCGTTCACGCCGCTGGCGGCCGAACCGATGCCGGAATCCTTGCAGCAGGCGCCGGCATGGCTGCGCGGCCAACTGGTGGCCGAACGCCTGCGGCTGGCCAACTTCCTGGATCAGATCGGGCGCTACCGGCGCGGCGTGATCCGCTGCGACCCGCGCGTGGCCGACCTGATCGTCTCCGGCGTGTACTCCCTCGACGATACGGACCGGATCCTGGCCTCCCTTGCCCGCGCCTTGCCGCTGCGCGTGTCGCGCTACACCGGCTACTGGGTGGTGATAGAGCCCAGGTAG
- a CDS encoding M20 family metallopeptidase: MNARIPEDALPPTLDPKALQAFVDDKWDNEIIPALTDYIAIPAKSPAFDADWEKNAFIERVVRDAAQWVEAQKVSGLKLEVVRLPGRTPVIFFDAPATRSDNGDTVLLYGHLDKQPEFSGWRAGLGPWTPKLEDGKLYGRGGADDGYAVYASLTAIMALDKQGIPRPRCVGIVETCEESGSYDLLPYVDALRDRLGNVALVVCLDSGAGNYDQLWMTTSLRGMVSGTLEVQVLDEGVHSGDSSGVVPSSFRILRHLLDRLEDSGTGRLLPQSLHCEIPADRVEQVHATARILGDEVWRRFPWSCGADGGFVLPMTTEPEQALLNRTWRPTLSVTGAEGLPPLSSAGNVLRPRTAFKLSLRLPPLVDAVAASQEIKALLEADAPYNAKVLFKANEGAATGWNAPASAPWLTQALDAASQQYYGASCGYIGQGGTIPLMSILQKGFPKAQFMVCGVLGPKSNAHGPNEFLHVPYGKKLTAAVAQTMAAMPAA; this comes from the coding sequence ATGAACGCACGCATCCCCGAAGACGCTCTTCCTCCCACCCTGGACCCGAAGGCCTTGCAGGCTTTCGTGGACGACAAATGGGACAACGAGATCATCCCGGCGCTGACCGACTACATCGCCATCCCGGCCAAGAGCCCGGCGTTCGACGCGGACTGGGAAAAGAACGCGTTCATCGAACGCGTGGTGCGCGACGCCGCGCAGTGGGTCGAGGCGCAGAAGGTCTCCGGCCTGAAGCTGGAAGTGGTGCGCCTGCCGGGCCGCACGCCCGTCATTTTCTTTGACGCGCCCGCCACCCGCAGCGACAACGGCGACACCGTGCTGCTGTACGGCCACCTGGACAAGCAGCCCGAATTCTCCGGCTGGCGCGCCGGCCTGGGCCCCTGGACCCCCAAGCTCGAAGACGGCAAGCTGTATGGCCGCGGCGGCGCCGACGACGGCTATGCCGTGTACGCCTCGCTGACCGCCATCATGGCGCTGGACAAGCAGGGCATTCCGCGTCCGCGCTGCGTCGGCATCGTCGAAACCTGTGAGGAATCCGGCAGCTACGACCTGCTGCCCTATGTGGACGCGCTGCGCGACCGCCTGGGCAACGTGGCCCTGGTGGTGTGCCTGGACTCGGGCGCCGGCAATTACGACCAACTCTGGATGACGACCTCGCTGCGCGGCATGGTGTCGGGCACGCTGGAAGTGCAGGTGCTGGACGAAGGCGTGCACTCGGGCGACTCCAGCGGCGTGGTGCCGTCCTCGTTCCGCATCCTGCGCCATCTGCTGGACCGCCTTGAAGACAGCGGCACCGGCCGCCTGCTGCCGCAGAGCCTGCATTGCGAGATTCCCGCCGATCGCGTCGAACAAGTGCACGCGACCGCGCGCATCCTGGGCGACGAAGTCTGGCGCCGTTTCCCCTGGAGCTGCGGCGCCGACGGCGGCTTCGTGCTGCCCATGACGACCGAACCGGAACAGGCCCTGCTGAACCGCACCTGGCGCCCGACCCTGTCGGTGACTGGCGCCGAAGGCCTGCCGCCGCTGTCCAGCGCAGGCAACGTGCTGCGTCCGCGCACGGCCTTCAAGCTGTCGCTGCGTTTGCCGCCGCTGGTGGATGCCGTGGCTGCCTCGCAAGAGATCAAGGCCTTGCTGGAAGCCGACGCGCCCTACAACGCCAAGGTGCTGTTCAAGGCCAACGAAGGCGCCGCCACCGGCTGGAACGCCCCGGCTTCCGCACCCTGGCTGACCCAGGCGCTGGACGCCGCCTCGCAGCAATACTATGGCGCGTCCTGCGGCTATATCGGCCAGGGCGGCACCATTCCGCTGATGAGCATTCTGCAGAAGGGCTTCCCCAAGGCCCAGTTCATGGTCTGCGGCGTGTTGGGTCCCAAGTCCAACGCCCACGGCCCCAATGAATTCCTGCACGTGCCCTACGGCAAGAAGCTGACCGCGGCCGTGGCCCAGACCATGGCTGCCATGCCGGCCGCGTAA
- a CDS encoding methyl-accepting chemotaxis protein — MFKNLSIRAVLTTALAVFFALFLLTGIAVHQQLTSNRNSIEVLLDTNLVRANAVNGAGTELLRARLVLLSAQTALMEGKSLDNLASMQRLDGYTKKAGELIDLVRKTPETSAQGKPLLDAALAAYDVYHRDAIVPMIAAIRAGNAQESGRLNLEKVTPLGLTFTAAIQKYLDYADEVGQRVAREASSRINAAIAVLVGLLVVVAALVVGLYAVFGRSVFRPLHEAGRLFDRIAAGDLTNRIEQRGNNEIGVLYGAVKRMQDSLARTVSAVRLGVEEIHTGAREIAAGNIDLSSRTEQQAASLEETAASMDELSSTVKNNAESSRSASELAVAASEVASRGGRAVGDVVGTMRGIADSSNRIADIVGVIDGIAFQTNILALNAAVEAARAGEQGKGFAVVASEVRALAQRSAAAAKEIKGLIDDSVQKVSIGSDQVEAAGATMQEIVTSVRRVTDIINEISSASEEQSQGIQQVNQAVSQMDSVTQQNAALVEEAAASAASLETQAQRLREAVAVFKLQTGRVIDADAPAVGRSGEPALLGA; from the coding sequence ATGTTCAAGAATCTCAGTATTCGCGCGGTCTTGACGACCGCTTTAGCCGTTTTCTTCGCGCTTTTCCTGCTAACCGGCATCGCCGTGCATCAGCAGCTGACCTCCAATCGCAATTCCATCGAAGTCCTGCTGGACACCAACCTGGTCCGCGCCAATGCCGTGAACGGCGCCGGCACTGAACTGCTGCGGGCCCGCCTGGTGCTGCTGTCCGCCCAGACCGCCCTGATGGAAGGCAAGAGCCTGGACAACCTGGCCAGCATGCAGCGCTTGGACGGCTATACCAAGAAGGCGGGCGAACTGATCGATCTGGTGCGCAAGACGCCGGAAACCTCGGCCCAGGGCAAGCCGCTGCTGGACGCTGCCCTGGCGGCCTACGACGTCTATCACCGCGATGCGATCGTGCCGATGATCGCGGCCATCCGCGCCGGCAACGCTCAGGAATCCGGTCGACTGAATCTGGAGAAAGTGACGCCGCTGGGCCTCACCTTCACCGCGGCCATCCAGAAGTACCTGGACTACGCCGACGAAGTCGGCCAGCGCGTGGCGCGCGAGGCTTCCTCCCGCATCAACGCAGCGATCGCGGTGTTGGTCGGCCTGCTGGTCGTGGTGGCCGCGCTGGTGGTGGGCCTGTATGCGGTGTTCGGCCGCTCGGTGTTCCGTCCGCTGCATGAGGCCGGACGCCTGTTCGACCGCATCGCCGCCGGCGACCTGACCAACCGCATCGAGCAACGCGGCAACAACGAAATCGGCGTGCTGTACGGCGCCGTCAAGCGCATGCAGGACAGCCTGGCCCGCACGGTATCCGCCGTACGCCTGGGCGTGGAAGAGATCCACACCGGCGCGCGCGAGATCGCCGCCGGCAACATCGACCTGTCTTCGCGCACCGAGCAGCAAGCCGCTTCGCTGGAAGAAACCGCCGCCAGCATGGACGAGCTGTCTTCCACCGTGAAGAACAACGCGGAAAGCTCGCGCAGCGCTTCAGAACTGGCTGTGGCGGCGTCCGAGGTGGCCTCGCGCGGCGGTCGGGCGGTGGGCGACGTGGTCGGCACGATGCGTGGCATCGCCGACAGTTCCAACCGCATCGCCGACATCGTCGGCGTGATCGATGGCATCGCCTTCCAGACCAACATCCTGGCGCTGAACGCGGCCGTGGAAGCGGCGCGCGCGGGCGAGCAGGGCAAGGGCTTCGCGGTCGTCGCCAGCGAAGTGCGCGCCCTGGCGCAGCGCAGCGCCGCCGCCGCCAAGGAAATCAAGGGCCTGATCGACGACTCGGTGCAGAAGGTGTCCATCGGTTCGGACCAGGTGGAAGCCGCGGGCGCCACCATGCAGGAAATCGTGACCTCGGTGCGCCGCGTGACGGACATCATCAACGAGATCTCCAGCGCCTCCGAGGAGCAGTCGCAGGGCATTCAGCAGGTCAACCAGGCCGTGTCGCAGATGGACAGCGTGACGCAGCAGAACGCCGCGCTGGTCGAAGAGGCCGCGGCGTCCGCAGCCTCGCTGGAGACTCAGGCGCAGCGCCTGCGCGAAGCGGTGGCGGTGTTCAAGCTGCAGACCGGCCGCGTGATCGACGCCGACGCGCCGGCCGTGGGCCGCAGCGGCGAACCGGCCTTGCTCGGCGCCTGA